From the genome of bacterium, one region includes:
- a CDS encoding ParA family protein, translating into MVSSCLNRTHRQGAVLKKIAILSIKGGVGKTTTTINLGHGLSLNGQRVILIDCDPQNNLAEIFDLELGGGVSDLLLGRRAWMTEVRRNLFVIPSGGRAMMDAEWKVAAAQNRERVLNDSLEDLANCDYVICDCSSAMSLVNLNVLHFVDYVIIPVGMDYFSISGLKNTFEMVREVCRADPRHQLRLLGILATQFDLRTRVSREIYGVLGRLFPNELFKTVINVNTRLRESPAYGKTIFEYDIASSGARDYFKLTSEILAHE; encoded by the coding sequence GTGGTAAGCTCCTGCTTGAACCGGACGCACCGCCAGGGAGCCGTATTGAAAAAGATTGCCATTCTCTCAATAAAAGGTGGGGTGGGCAAGACCACCACCACGATCAACCTGGGCCATGGGCTGTCGCTCAACGGCCAGCGGGTGATCCTGATCGACTGCGACCCGCAGAACAACCTGGCCGAAATTTTCGACCTGGAGCTGGGTGGCGGCGTGAGTGACCTTCTGCTGGGACGCCGGGCCTGGATGACCGAGGTGCGGCGCAACCTGTTCGTTATCCCCTCGGGCGGACGGGCCATGATGGACGCCGAGTGGAAAGTCGCCGCGGCCCAGAACCGCGAGCGGGTCCTGAACGACAGCCTGGAGGACCTGGCCAACTGCGACTACGTGATCTGCGATTGCTCCAGCGCGATGAGCCTGGTCAACCTCAATGTCCTGCACTTTGTGGACTATGTCATCATCCCGGTGGGGATGGACTACTTTTCGATCAGCGGGCTGAAAAACACATTCGAGATGGTGCGGGAGGTCTGCCGCGCCGACCCCCGTCACCAGCTCCGCCTGCTCGGCATCCTGGCCACGCAGTTCGACCTGCGCACGCGGGTCAGCCGGGAGATTTACGGCGTGCTGGGCCGCCTGTTCCCTAACGAGCTGTTCAAGACCGTGATCAACGTGAACACCCGCCTGAGGGAGTCCCCGGCCTACGGCAAGACCATTTTCGAGTATGACATCGCCTCCAGCGGAGCGCGTGACTATTTCAAGCTTACCTCGGAGATTCTGGCGCATGAATGA
- the thiD gene encoding bifunctional hydroxymethylpyrimidine kinase/phosphomethylpyrimidine kinase produces the protein MNEIKCPPRALTIAGSDSGGGAGIQTDLKTFQAFGCFGMSAITALTAQNSRGVQGVFKVPAEFVTAQIDSVLGDIGAQAVKCGMLADGDIIEAVAAALERHGTPPLVLDTVLVAKSGDPLLKDWAVESMVELLFPLAVLITPNLPEAERLTGLSVKDRAGMLGAVQKLQALGAPAVLLKGGHLSGDRLLDLLLLPDGRAVEYENERVDTPHTHGTGCTLSAAVAAGLARGLPLERAVSAARAYVLRGIRLAHPTGAGYGTLGHAPFDPDTD, from the coding sequence ATGAATGAGATAAAGTGTCCGCCGCGCGCGCTCACGATCGCAGGCAGCGATTCGGGCGGCGGCGCCGGCATCCAGACCGACCTGAAAACATTCCAGGCGTTCGGTTGTTTCGGCATGAGCGCGATCACCGCTCTCACGGCCCAGAACTCGCGGGGCGTTCAGGGGGTGTTCAAGGTGCCGGCCGAGTTTGTCACGGCCCAGATCGACTCCGTGCTGGGGGATATCGGCGCGCAGGCGGTCAAATGCGGGATGTTAGCCGACGGCGACATAATCGAGGCCGTGGCCGCGGCCCTGGAGCGCCACGGCACGCCGCCCCTGGTGCTGGACACGGTTCTGGTGGCCAAAAGCGGCGACCCGCTGCTCAAGGACTGGGCCGTTGAGAGCATGGTCGAACTTCTGTTCCCGCTGGCGGTGCTGATTACGCCCAACCTGCCCGAGGCGGAGCGTCTGACCGGCCTGAGCGTGAAAGACCGCGCCGGCATGCTGGGCGCGGTGCAAAAGCTGCAAGCCCTCGGGGCCCCGGCTGTGCTTCTCAAGGGCGGCCACCTGAGCGGAGACCGTTTGCTGGATCTCCTTCTGCTGCCCGATGGCCGTGCGGTTGAGTACGAGAACGAGCGGGTGGATACGCCCCACACCCACGGCACGGGCTGCACTCTCTCGGCCGCCGTGGCCGCGGGCCTGGCCCGCGGCCTGCCGCTGGAGCGCGCGGTGAGCGCGGCCCGGGCCTATGTGCTGCGCGGTATCCGCCTGGCCCACCCGACCGGCGCAGGCTACGGCACCCTGGGCCACGCCCCGTTCGACCCGGACACGGACTGA